A genomic window from Halorussus rarus includes:
- a CDS encoding glycoside hydrolase family 3 N-terminal domain-containing protein has product MHEDEPPYLRADAPTGERVDDLLSRMTDAEKAGQLVGTWLGNLDFAANEFEDVADAVRDHHLGVAAPFGWAGSPAKRIGDAVEAANGLQRVATEETRLGIPLLLNVDAVHGHAYVAGSTVFPNGLGAAATWDPEAVEEAASITATEVRRTGAHQNYSPTCDVGREPRWGRIFETFGESPQLCAELAAAKVRGYQGDGLADPDSVVATAKHFPAYGESERGEDASPVDVSEYKLRNVFVPPFEAALDAGVESVMPSYNSINGEPMHGSSSFLTDLLRGELGFEGHVVSDWAGVRHLDQDHGTAADAREAVRQSREAGLDVESVGHVEHAAHLTDLLESGDLDSELVDAAVRRVLRLKFELGLFEDPYVDADRAHETLACDDHRRTALSAARDSMTLLKNDGLLPLSGDEDVFVGGPNADSLVHQLGGWSVTEPTDVPGETVLEAIRSRAGGTVTYERGTTLNEGLDVDAAVEKASEADVAVLALGEGWYLHEFGPSVQAGIETGAWPTRTELGLSDAQRELVRRVHETGTPVVGVLITGRPLAVDWMDENVPAILMAYYPGTEGGTAVAETLFGDNDPSGRLPVSVPRSVADLPQHFDHLAHPTPIGEDEHPDSYDPLYEFGHGLSYAEFAYDDLRVTTPEAAPEGDVEVAVEVSNAGERPGTETVQAYARQETSSRVQPTRKLVGFDRVDLAPGESATVSLTIPVEHLGFYKPRTGHVVESGTYRVAVGDETASFEVVTSPAVTSTE; this is encoded by the coding sequence ATGCACGAGGACGAGCCGCCGTACCTGCGCGCGGACGCACCCACCGGAGAGCGCGTCGACGACCTGTTGAGTCGGATGACCGACGCCGAGAAGGCCGGCCAGTTGGTCGGCACGTGGCTCGGCAACCTCGACTTCGCCGCGAACGAGTTCGAGGACGTCGCCGACGCGGTCCGGGACCACCACCTCGGGGTCGCCGCGCCGTTCGGCTGGGCCGGCTCGCCCGCCAAGCGAATCGGTGACGCGGTCGAGGCCGCCAACGGTCTCCAGCGCGTCGCGACCGAGGAGACCCGGCTGGGGATTCCGCTGCTGCTGAACGTCGACGCGGTCCACGGTCACGCGTACGTCGCCGGGTCGACCGTGTTCCCGAACGGACTCGGCGCCGCGGCGACCTGGGACCCCGAGGCCGTCGAGGAGGCGGCGAGTATCACGGCCACGGAGGTGCGCCGGACCGGCGCCCACCAGAACTACTCGCCGACCTGCGACGTCGGCCGCGAGCCCAGGTGGGGCCGCATCTTCGAGACGTTCGGCGAGAGCCCCCAACTCTGCGCCGAGCTGGCCGCGGCCAAGGTCCGGGGCTACCAGGGCGACGGGCTCGCCGACCCCGACTCGGTCGTCGCCACCGCGAAGCACTTCCCGGCGTACGGCGAGTCCGAGCGCGGCGAGGACGCCTCCCCGGTCGACGTCTCGGAATACAAGCTCCGGAACGTGTTCGTGCCGCCGTTCGAGGCCGCGCTCGACGCGGGCGTCGAGTCGGTGATGCCCTCGTACAACTCGATCAACGGCGAGCCGATGCACGGCTCGTCGTCGTTCCTGACCGACCTGCTCCGCGGGGAGCTGGGCTTCGAGGGCCACGTGGTCTCGGACTGGGCGGGCGTCCGCCACCTCGACCAGGACCACGGGACGGCCGCCGACGCCCGCGAGGCCGTCCGCCAGTCCCGCGAGGCGGGCCTCGACGTCGAGTCGGTCGGCCACGTCGAGCACGCCGCGCATCTGACCGACTTGCTCGAGTCCGGCGACCTCGACTCGGAGCTGGTCGACGCGGCCGTGCGACGGGTCCTCCGGCTCAAGTTCGAACTCGGCCTGTTCGAGGACCCGTACGTCGACGCGGACCGGGCGCACGAGACGCTGGCCTGCGACGACCACCGCCGGACCGCCCTGTCGGCCGCCCGCGACAGCATGACGCTGCTGAAGAACGACGGGCTCCTCCCGCTGTCGGGCGACGAGGACGTGTTCGTCGGCGGGCCGAACGCCGACAGTTTGGTCCACCAGCTCGGCGGCTGGAGCGTCACCGAACCGACCGACGTTCCGGGCGAGACGGTGCTCGAAGCGATTCGGAGTCGGGCCGGCGGGACCGTCACCTACGAGCGGGGGACAACGCTCAACGAGGGACTCGACGTCGACGCCGCGGTCGAGAAAGCCAGCGAGGCCGACGTCGCGGTGCTCGCGCTCGGCGAGGGGTGGTACCTCCACGAGTTCGGGCCGTCGGTCCAGGCGGGCATCGAGACCGGCGCGTGGCCGACCCGGACGGAGCTCGGGCTCTCGGACGCCCAGCGGGAGCTCGTCCGGCGGGTCCACGAGACCGGGACGCCCGTGGTCGGCGTCCTGATCACGGGCCGCCCGCTGGCGGTCGACTGGATGGACGAGAACGTTCCGGCGATCCTCATGGCCTACTACCCCGGGACCGAGGGCGGCACCGCGGTCGCCGAGACGCTGTTCGGCGACAACGACCCGAGCGGCCGGCTCCCGGTGTCGGTCCCGCGGTCGGTCGCCGACCTCCCCCAGCACTTCGACCACCTCGCGCACCCGACGCCCATCGGCGAGGACGAGCACCCCGACTCCTACGACCCGCTCTACGAGTTCGGCCACGGGCTGAGCTACGCCGAGTTCGCGTACGACGACCTCCGGGTGACGACCCCCGAGGCCGCGCCCGAGGGCGACGTCGAGGTCGCGGTGGAGGTCTCGAACGCCGGCGAGCGCCCGGGCACCGAGACGGTCCAGGCGTACGCCCGCCAGGAGACGAGCTCGCGGGTCCAGCCGACCCGGAAGCTGGTCGGCTTCGACCGCGTCGACCTGGCGCCCGGCGAGTCAGCGACCGTCTCGCTGACGATTCCCGTCGAGCACCTCGGCTTCTACAAGCCCCGAACTGGCCACGTCGTGGAGTCCGGCACGTACCGCGTCGCGGTCGGCGACGAGACGGCGTCGTTCGAGGTGGTCACGTCGCCCGCGGTGACGTCGACAGAATAG
- a CDS encoding sensor histidine kinase translates to MIHQDDGPDAVLAVDGDRGRRDAAVDALDDAGFRARSAETCEAARSALADRRYDCVVTCAELADGDYRDVLAAAEAADPSVPVVVRSDGVGAAEALDAGAADRVGTSETADLVARVCRVVDDRRSRRELERDSSMLNSFLASIPISVYFKDERGRHVRVSDSITGSDVDRPITNEEGKVHRSAEDVLGKTDFDLYRTGSAVEATADERHVMETESPILDKIESYAVAGLDTAAEHGWHGYSSTSKAPWYDADGELAGTVGITLDITERKKYEQRLERQNERLEQFASLLSHGLRYPLTVARGNLDLVAGDADRERLDAVDGSLDRIEKLVEDILDLVRYGSTVDDVADVDLETVATAAWEAVDAADAMALDVDSTAPISADRPRLRRLLEDLFRNARDHAGPDATVSVGATPTGFYVADDGPGIPPDRRDRVFDRGFSTGDGGRGFGLTIVRQIAAAHDWGVSVDEDDAGGARFEFVCAGIADLA, encoded by the coding sequence ATGATACACCAGGACGACGGCCCGGACGCGGTGCTCGCGGTCGACGGAGACCGCGGTCGGCGTGACGCGGCGGTCGACGCGCTCGACGACGCCGGCTTTCGCGCTCGGTCGGCCGAGACCTGCGAGGCGGCGCGCTCGGCGCTCGCCGACCGCCGTTACGACTGCGTCGTCACCTGCGCGGAACTGGCGGACGGCGACTACCGGGACGTACTCGCGGCGGCCGAGGCGGCCGACCCGTCGGTTCCGGTGGTCGTTCGCTCCGACGGGGTGGGCGCCGCCGAGGCGCTCGACGCGGGCGCGGCGGACCGCGTCGGGACGTCGGAGACGGCCGACCTGGTCGCGCGGGTCTGCCGCGTCGTCGACGACCGGCGGTCGCGGCGGGAACTCGAACGCGACAGCAGCATGCTCAACTCGTTCCTGGCGTCCATCCCCATCTCGGTCTACTTCAAGGACGAGCGCGGGCGCCACGTCCGGGTCAGCGACAGCATCACCGGGAGCGACGTCGACCGGCCCATCACCAACGAGGAGGGGAAGGTCCACCGGTCGGCCGAGGACGTCCTCGGCAAGACCGACTTCGACCTCTACCGCACCGGGTCCGCGGTCGAGGCGACCGCCGACGAGCGCCACGTGATGGAGACCGAGTCGCCCATCCTCGACAAGATCGAGAGCTACGCGGTCGCGGGGCTCGACACCGCCGCCGAGCACGGGTGGCACGGCTACTCCTCGACGTCGAAGGCGCCGTGGTACGACGCCGACGGGGAGCTGGCGGGCACCGTCGGCATCACGCTCGACATCACCGAGCGCAAGAAGTACGAGCAGCGCCTCGAGCGCCAGAACGAGCGGCTCGAGCAGTTCGCGAGCCTCCTCTCGCACGGCCTGCGCTACCCGCTCACCGTCGCGCGGGGCAACCTCGACCTCGTCGCCGGCGACGCCGACCGGGAGCGACTCGACGCCGTCGACGGGAGCCTGGACAGGATCGAGAAGCTGGTCGAGGACATCCTCGACCTCGTCCGGTACGGCTCGACCGTCGACGACGTCGCGGACGTCGACCTCGAGACGGTCGCGACCGCCGCGTGGGAGGCGGTCGACGCCGCCGACGCGATGGCGCTGGACGTGGACTCGACCGCGCCGATATCCGCCGACAGACCCCGCCTGCGGCGCCTCCTCGAGGACCTGTTCCGGAACGCCCGGGACCACGCCGGCCCCGACGCCACCGTCTCGGTCGGCGCGACGCCGACGGGGTTCTACGTCGCCGACGACGGGCCCGGCATCCCGCCGGACCGCCGCGACCGGGTGTTCGACCGGGGGTTCTCGACCGGCGACGGCGGTCGCGGGTTCGGTCTCACGATCGTCCGCCAGATCGCCGCGGCGCACGACTGGGGGGTCTCGGTCGACGAGGACGACGCGGGCGGCGCGCGCTTCGAGTTCGTCTGCGCCGGCATCGCCGACCTCGCGTAG
- the xacF gene encoding 2,5-dioxovalerate dehydrogenase: MPEKNYVNGEWVESETGDTVEVENPADPSEVVASYQQSGEADATEAVEAAAAARDEWAATPGPERGRILRRAGNRLADRKEELTEQLVAEEGKAYAEASGEVQRAIDIFHYFAGKAADLGGTVKGPSTRDQNLYTVKEPVGVAALITPWNYPIAIPAWKLAPALAAGNTVVLKPASAAPGPAVELAKALDEAGLPDGALNVVTGPGSTVGTEFIEHDAVDAVSFTGSSEVGQMVYDQATDAGKRVQTELGGKNPTVVSASADPAEAADIVASGGFGTTGQSCTACSRAVVHEDVYDEFVDELVDRAESVDIGPGLDHEMGPQVSADELESTLDYIEIAQDEGATLAAGGGTPESAETEQGYFVEPTVFTDVDNDMRIAQEEVFGPVVAVIEVSDFDEGLDVANDVDYGLSASVVTDDHTEANRFVDEIEAGVAKVNAKTTGLELHVPFGGFKQSSSETWREQGDEGLEFYTIEKTVYDSY, encoded by the coding sequence ATGCCGGAGAAGAACTACGTCAACGGAGAGTGGGTCGAGTCCGAGACCGGCGATACCGTCGAGGTCGAGAACCCCGCCGACCCGAGCGAGGTCGTCGCGAGCTACCAGCAGTCCGGCGAGGCCGACGCGACCGAGGCCGTCGAGGCCGCGGCCGCCGCACGGGACGAGTGGGCCGCCACGCCCGGGCCCGAGCGGGGCCGCATCCTGCGGCGGGCCGGCAACCGGCTGGCCGACCGCAAGGAGGAGCTGACCGAGCAGCTCGTCGCCGAGGAGGGGAAGGCCTACGCCGAGGCGAGCGGCGAGGTCCAGCGCGCAATCGACATCTTCCACTACTTCGCGGGGAAGGCCGCCGACCTGGGCGGCACGGTGAAGGGACCGAGCACACGGGATCAGAACCTCTACACGGTGAAGGAGCCGGTAGGGGTCGCGGCGCTCATCACGCCGTGGAACTACCCCATCGCCATCCCGGCCTGGAAGCTCGCGCCCGCCCTCGCCGCCGGCAACACCGTCGTCCTCAAGCCGGCGTCGGCCGCGCCCGGCCCCGCGGTCGAACTCGCGAAGGCGCTCGACGAGGCGGGGCTCCCCGACGGCGCGCTCAACGTCGTCACCGGGCCCGGCAGCACGGTCGGCACCGAGTTCATCGAGCACGACGCGGTCGACGCGGTGTCGTTCACCGGCTCCAGCGAGGTCGGCCAGATGGTGTACGACCAGGCGACCGACGCGGGCAAGCGCGTCCAGACCGAGCTCGGCGGCAAGAACCCGACCGTCGTCAGCGCCTCGGCCGACCCCGCGGAGGCGGCCGACATCGTCGCCAGCGGCGGGTTCGGCACCACCGGCCAGTCGTGCACCGCGTGCTCGCGCGCCGTGGTCCACGAGGACGTCTACGACGAGTTCGTCGACGAACTGGTCGACCGCGCCGAGTCCGTCGACATCGGCCCCGGCCTCGACCACGAGATGGGGCCGCAGGTCAGCGCCGACGAGCTCGAGTCCACGCTCGACTACATCGAGATCGCGCAGGACGAGGGCGCGACCCTCGCGGCCGGCGGGGGTACCCCCGAGTCGGCCGAGACCGAGCAGGGCTACTTCGTCGAGCCGACCGTCTTCACCGACGTCGACAACGACATGCGGATCGCCCAGGAGGAGGTCTTCGGACCGGTCGTGGCGGTCATCGAGGTGAGCGACTTCGACGAAGGGCTCGACGTCGCCAACGACGTCGACTACGGGCTCTCGGCCAGCGTCGTCACCGACGACCACACCGAGGCCAACCGGTTCGTCGACGAGATCGAGGCGGGCGTCGCCAAGGTCAACGCGAAGACCACCGGCCTCGAACTCCACGTCCCGTTCGGCGGGTTCAAGCAGTCGTCGAGCGAGACGTGGCGCGAGCAGGGCGACGAGGGGCTGGAGTTCTACACCATCGAGAAGACGGTGTACGACAGCTACTGA
- the gfo6 gene encoding D-xylose 1-dehydrogenase Gfo6 yields the protein MAVDDYLRGVRRRDWEELAEGTLRIAMVGLGWWTREQAIPAVRDSKFCETTVAVSSSTEKAESVADEAETGTIDTALTYDEFVDGAATDAYDAAYVCTPNAYHLPYVEAAADHGKAVLCEKPVEATVDRAEELVSAVEDADVPLMVAYRMQTDPQVRRMRELIREGAVGDPVAVHGHMGQQMLDVVSGDPDQWRLDPDLAGYGATVMDLGIYPLNTARFVLDADPTSVTAQMHSEDEAFRKVPDQHATFTIQFDDGTYAACTASQHAHLSGHFRVVGTDGELVLQPSFLGQTPQTLTLRQPDGREVEIDDGRRDLMGDEMTEEFDYFADRVLREVPPSPDGEHALVDMRALGAIYEAAETGETVAVE from the coding sequence ATGGCAGTCGACGACTACCTGCGCGGCGTCCGGCGGCGCGACTGGGAGGAACTGGCGGAGGGCACGCTGCGGATCGCGATGGTCGGGCTCGGCTGGTGGACCCGCGAGCAGGCCATCCCCGCGGTCCGCGATTCGAAGTTCTGCGAGACGACCGTCGCGGTCAGCTCGAGTACTGAGAAGGCCGAGTCGGTCGCCGACGAGGCCGAGACCGGTACCATCGACACGGCCCTCACCTACGACGAGTTCGTCGACGGCGCCGCGACCGACGCGTACGACGCGGCGTACGTCTGCACCCCGAACGCCTACCACCTCCCGTACGTCGAGGCGGCCGCCGACCACGGCAAGGCGGTCCTCTGCGAGAAGCCGGTGGAGGCGACGGTCGACCGGGCCGAGGAGCTGGTCTCGGCCGTCGAGGACGCCGACGTCCCGCTGATGGTCGCCTACCGGATGCAGACCGACCCGCAAGTCCGGCGGATGCGCGAGCTGATCCGGGAGGGCGCCGTCGGCGACCCGGTCGCGGTCCACGGCCACATGGGCCAGCAGATGCTCGACGTGGTGTCGGGCGACCCCGACCAGTGGCGGCTCGACCCCGACCTCGCGGGCTACGGCGCGACCGTGATGGACCTGGGCATCTACCCGCTCAACACCGCGCGGTTCGTGCTCGACGCCGACCCGACGAGCGTCACCGCCCAGATGCACTCCGAAGACGAGGCGTTCAGGAAGGTGCCCGACCAGCACGCCACCTTCACCATCCAGTTCGACGACGGGACCTACGCCGCCTGCACCGCCAGTCAGCACGCCCACCTCTCGGGCCACTTCCGGGTCGTCGGCACCGACGGCGAACTGGTCCTGCAGCCGTCGTTCCTCGGCCAGACGCCCCAGACGTTGACGCTCCGCCAGCCCGACGGCCGGGAGGTCGAGATCGACGACGGCCGCCGGGACCTGATGGGCGACGAGATGACCGAGGAGTTCGACTACTTCGCCGACCGCGTCCTCCGGGAGGTGCCGCCGTCGCCCGACGGCGAGCACGCGCTGGTCGACATGCGGGCGCTCGGGGCCATCTACGAGGCCGCCGAGACCGGCGAGACGGTCGCGGTCGAGTAA
- a CDS encoding mandelate racemase/muconate lactonizing enzyme family protein, which produces MVDHAKLRDPNAEYTMRDLSGETMGLTAERGGVRDAEITDVQTTMVDGNYPWILVRVYTDAGVTGIGESYWGGGDAEIIERMKPFVVGENPLDIDRLYEHMIQKMSGEGSISGKVISAISGIEIALHDVAGKLLDVPAYQLVGGKYRDEVRVYCDLHTEDEADPQACADEGVRVVEELGYDAIKFDLDVPSGHEKDRANRHLRNPEIDHKVEIVEAVTEAVGDRADVAFDCHWSFSAGSAKRLASALEEYDVWWLEDPVPPENHDVQANVTQSTTTPIAVGENVYRKHGQRTLLEPQAVDIIAPDLPRVGGMRETRKIADLAEMYYIPVAMHNVSSPVGTMASAQVASAIPNSLAVEYHSYQLGWWEDLVEEDDLIREGRMEIPEEPGLGLTLDFDAVEEHMVEGEELFDEA; this is translated from the coding sequence ATGGTTGACCACGCGAAGCTCCGCGACCCGAACGCGGAGTATACGATGCGGGACCTGTCGGGCGAGACGATGGGTCTCACCGCCGAGCGCGGCGGCGTGCGCGACGCCGAGATCACCGACGTCCAGACCACGATGGTCGACGGCAACTACCCCTGGATTCTGGTGCGGGTCTACACCGACGCCGGCGTCACCGGCATCGGCGAGTCCTACTGGGGCGGCGGCGACGCCGAGATCATCGAGCGGATGAAGCCGTTCGTGGTCGGCGAGAACCCCCTGGACATCGACCGGCTCTACGAGCACATGATCCAGAAGATGTCCGGCGAGGGCTCGATCTCCGGGAAGGTCATCTCGGCCATCTCGGGCATCGAGATCGCGCTCCACGACGTCGCCGGCAAACTCCTCGACGTCCCCGCCTACCAGCTCGTCGGCGGGAAGTACCGCGACGAGGTCCGGGTGTACTGCGACCTCCACACCGAGGACGAGGCCGACCCCCAGGCCTGCGCCGACGAGGGCGTTCGCGTGGTCGAGGAGCTGGGCTACGACGCCATCAAGTTCGACCTCGACGTCCCCTCCGGTCACGAGAAGGACCGCGCGAACCGCCACCTCCGCAACCCCGAGATCGACCACAAGGTCGAGATCGTCGAGGCCGTCACCGAGGCCGTCGGCGACCGGGCCGACGTCGCCTTCGACTGCCACTGGTCGTTCAGCGCCGGGAGCGCCAAGCGCCTCGCGAGCGCCCTCGAGGAGTACGACGTCTGGTGGCTCGAGGACCCCGTCCCGCCGGAGAACCACGACGTTCAGGCCAACGTCACCCAGTCGACGACGACCCCCATCGCGGTCGGCGAGAACGTCTACCGCAAGCACGGCCAGCGCACGCTGCTCGAACCCCAGGCGGTCGACATCATCGCGCCCGACCTGCCCCGGGTCGGCGGGATGCGCGAGACCCGGAAGATCGCCGACCTCGCGGAGATGTACTACATCCCGGTGGCGATGCACAACGTCTCCTCGCCGGTCGGCACGATGGCCTCCGCGCAGGTCGCTTCGGCCATCCCCAACTCGCTGGCGGTCGAGTACCACAGCTACCAGCTGGGCTGGTGGGAGGACCTCGTCGAGGAGGACGACCTCATCCGCGAGGGGCGCATGGAGATCCCCGAGGAGCCCGGCCTCGGCCTGACGCTCGACTTCGACGCGGTCGAGGAGCACATGGTCGAGGGCGAGGAGTTGTTCGACGAGGCGTAG
- a CDS encoding fumarylacetoacetate hydrolase family protein codes for MRYYRLPGRECSSDAAALVAVDDEGSAYDLTTASADLGSFTELCRAANANGASIDEVARNRIPDAEELDVANPGADALQPVVAEEVWAAGVTYRISEEARKSESGKPEVYIDVYDSERPELFLKATPSRTVGPQEAVGVRGDSNWNVPEPELGVVLHRGEIVGYTIGNDVSSRDIEGENPLYLPQAKVYDRCCSLGPCVASAETVGDPHDLTMSLTIERDGETMFEDSTSTGEMATSCEKLVSYLRKHNSLPETLVLLTGTALVPPETFTLVEGDDVTIDIDRIGRLVNGTVTV; via the coding sequence ATGCGCTACTACCGACTCCCGGGCAGAGAGTGCAGTTCTGACGCTGCGGCTCTCGTTGCAGTCGACGACGAAGGCTCCGCGTACGACCTGACGACCGCCTCGGCGGACCTCGGTTCGTTCACCGAGCTCTGCCGCGCGGCGAACGCCAACGGCGCGTCGATCGACGAGGTCGCGCGCAACCGCATTCCGGACGCCGAGGAGCTCGACGTCGCGAACCCGGGGGCCGACGCGCTCCAGCCGGTCGTCGCCGAGGAGGTGTGGGCCGCGGGCGTCACCTACCGCATCAGCGAGGAGGCCCGCAAGTCCGAGAGCGGCAAGCCGGAGGTCTACATCGACGTCTACGACAGCGAGCGCCCGGAGCTGTTCCTGAAGGCGACGCCCTCGCGCACGGTCGGCCCCCAGGAGGCGGTCGGCGTCCGGGGCGACTCGAACTGGAACGTGCCCGAGCCCGAACTCGGCGTCGTGCTCCACCGCGGCGAGATCGTCGGCTACACCATCGGCAACGACGTCTCCAGCCGGGACATCGAGGGCGAGAACCCGCTGTACCTCCCGCAGGCGAAGGTGTACGACCGGTGCTGCTCGCTGGGCCCGTGCGTCGCCTCGGCCGAGACCGTCGGCGACCCCCACGACCTCACGATGTCGCTGACCATCGAGCGCGACGGCGAGACGATGTTCGAGGACTCGACCTCGACCGGCGAGATGGCGACCAGCTGCGAGAAGCTGGTGTCGTACCTCCGGAAGCACAACAGCCTGCCCGAGACGCTGGTCCTGCTCACCGGGACCGCGCTCGTGCCCCCGGAGACGTTCACCCTCGTCGAGGGCGATGACGTCACCATCGACATCGACCGCATCGGACGACTCGTGAACGGTACGGTCACCGTCTGA
- a CDS encoding glycoside hydrolase family 3 N-terminal domain-containing protein — MQTQPEDGVHRPSVDRRVDELLEEMTVAEKAAQLGSVNAEKLLDDDGSLDRAAVEEHLADGIGHLTRIGGEGSLPPREAAARTNELQEFLQEETRPGIPAIPHEECLSGYMGPQGTTFPQTMGLASSWSPDLVEEVTATIREQLEAIGTAHALSPVLDVARDLRWGRVEETFGEDPYLVAAMACSYVDGLQGDGDGIAATLKHFAGHGAGEGGKNRSSVDVGRRELRETHLFPFEAAVRTADAEAVMNAYHDIDGIPCASDEWLLTDVLRGEWGFDGTVVSDYYSVEFLRSEHGVAASEREAGVAAVEAGIDVELPYTDCYGEHLVEAIENGELAEATLDAAVRRVLRAKLRKGLLDDPYVDADAAAEPFGTDAAEELTTRAAEESMTLLKNEGDLLPLTGDDLDSVAVVGPKADDAQEMLGDYAYAAHYPEEEVELDATTPLDAVAARGEAAGFEVSYERGCTTTGPSTDEFDAAADAAADADVAVAFVGARSAVDFSDFDEAQVDNPSVATSGEGCDVVDLDLPGVQRELVETVHETGTPLVVVVVSGKPHSIEWIAENVPAVVQAWLPGERGGEGVASVLFGEHNPGGHLAVSVPRSVGQLPVHYSRKPNTANEEYVYSDSAPLYPFGHGLSYTEFEYRDLSLSTDELEPAGSIAATVTVRNAGDRAGHDVVQLYASAENPSQARPVQELVGFERVRLDAGEEKRVRFEVDASQLAFHDRDMDLAVEAGPYEFRVGHSASDVADTAPFEVTATKEVPANGRTYFTETSVEDAE, encoded by the coding sequence ATGCAAACGCAACCAGAGGACGGAGTCCATCGACCCTCCGTCGACCGGCGCGTCGACGAACTCCTCGAGGAGATGACCGTCGCGGAGAAGGCGGCCCAGCTCGGCTCGGTGAACGCCGAGAAGCTGCTCGACGACGACGGGAGCCTCGACCGGGCGGCGGTCGAGGAGCACCTCGCGGACGGCATCGGCCACCTGACCCGCATCGGAGGCGAGGGGAGTCTCCCCCCGCGGGAGGCCGCCGCGCGGACCAACGAGCTCCAGGAGTTTCTGCAGGAGGAGACGCGGCCCGGCATCCCGGCGATTCCCCACGAGGAGTGCTTGAGCGGCTACATGGGACCGCAGGGGACCACGTTCCCCCAGACGATGGGGCTGGCGAGCTCCTGGTCGCCCGACCTGGTCGAGGAGGTCACCGCGACCATCCGCGAGCAGCTCGAGGCCATCGGCACGGCCCACGCGCTCTCGCCGGTGCTCGACGTGGCCCGGGACCTCCGGTGGGGCCGGGTCGAGGAGACGTTCGGCGAGGACCCGTACCTGGTCGCGGCGATGGCGTGCAGCTACGTCGACGGGCTCCAGGGCGACGGCGACGGCATCGCGGCGACGCTCAAGCACTTCGCCGGCCACGGCGCGGGCGAGGGCGGCAAGAACCGGAGCTCGGTCGACGTCGGCCGGCGCGAGCTCCGCGAGACCCACCTGTTCCCGTTCGAGGCCGCGGTCCGGACCGCCGACGCCGAGGCGGTCATGAACGCCTACCACGACATCGACGGAATCCCGTGCGCCAGCGACGAGTGGCTGCTGACCGACGTGCTCCGCGGGGAGTGGGGCTTCGACGGCACGGTGGTCTCGGACTACTACAGCGTCGAGTTCCTCCGGAGCGAGCACGGCGTCGCGGCCTCCGAGCGCGAGGCCGGCGTCGCGGCCGTCGAGGCCGGCATCGACGTCGAGCTCCCGTACACCGACTGCTACGGCGAGCACCTCGTCGAGGCCATAGAGAACGGCGAGCTCGCCGAGGCGACGCTCGACGCCGCTGTCCGCCGGGTGCTCCGCGCGAAGCTCCGGAAGGGACTGCTCGACGACCCGTACGTCGACGCCGACGCCGCCGCCGAGCCGTTCGGCACCGACGCGGCCGAGGAGCTGACCACCCGCGCCGCCGAGGAGTCGATGACCCTCCTGAAGAACGAGGGCGACCTCCTGCCGCTGACCGGCGACGACCTCGACTCCGTGGCGGTCGTCGGACCCAAGGCCGACGACGCCCAGGAGATGCTGGGCGACTACGCCTACGCCGCCCACTACCCCGAGGAGGAGGTCGAACTCGACGCGACGACGCCCCTCGACGCGGTCGCCGCCCGCGGCGAGGCGGCCGGTTTCGAGGTGAGCTACGAGCGGGGCTGTACGACGACCGGCCCCTCGACCGACGAGTTCGACGCGGCTGCCGACGCCGCAGCCGACGCCGACGTCGCGGTCGCGTTCGTCGGCGCGCGCTCGGCGGTCGACTTCTCGGACTTCGACGAGGCCCAGGTCGACAACCCGAGCGTCGCGACCAGCGGCGAGGGCTGCGACGTGGTCGACCTCGATTTGCCGGGCGTCCAGCGGGAGCTCGTCGAGACCGTCCACGAGACCGGGACGCCGCTGGTCGTCGTCGTGGTCAGCGGCAAACCCCACTCCATCGAGTGGATCGCCGAGAACGTTCCCGCGGTCGTGCAGGCGTGGCTGCCCGGCGAGCGCGGCGGCGAGGGCGTCGCGAGCGTGCTGTTCGGCGAGCACAACCCCGGCGGTCACCTCGCGGTCTCGGTCCCGCGGTCGGTCGGCCAGCTCCCGGTCCACTACAGCCGCAAACCCAACACCGCCAACGAGGAGTACGTCTACTCCGACAGCGCGCCGCTGTACCCGTTCGGCCACGGGCTGAGCTACACCGAGTTCGAGTACCGCGACCTCTCGCTGTCGACCGACGAGCTCGAACCCGCCGGGAGCATCGCGGCGACGGTGACGGTCCGGAACGCCGGCGACCGCGCGGGCCACGACGTGGTCCAGCTCTACGCCAGCGCCGAGAACCCGAGCCAGGCCCGACCGGTCCAGGAGCTCGTCGGATTCGAGCGCGTCCGCCTGGACGCGGGCGAGGAAAAGCGCGTCCGCTTCGAGGTCGACGCCTCCCAGCTCGCGTTCCACGACCGCGACATGGATCTGGCCGTCGAGGCGGGCCCCTACGAGTTCCGCGTCGGCCACTCGGCGAGCGACGTCGCGGACACGGCACCGTTCGAGGTGACCGCGACCAAGGAGGTCCCGGCGAACGGCCGGACCTACTTCACAGAGACCAGCGTCGAGGACGCCGAGTAG